In Limisalsivibrio acetivorans, one genomic interval encodes:
- a CDS encoding FecR family protein, which yields MKKQIFALLIVFLFSIGVQAEDGYIGNVKTLKGEATVTRGENVIDAELGLRLEKGDLVKTSSASAVGIIFVDSTLVTIGPSSELFLNNYVFEPKDKEYAFDVLMKKGSAIYDSGKLGKLEPGAVKFRTPKATIGIRGTRFYVEVE from the coding sequence ATGAAAAAGCAAATATTTGCCCTTCTTATTGTATTCCTGTTTTCCATTGGGGTGCAGGCGGAGGATGGGTATATAGGTAATGTGAAAACCCTTAAGGGGGAGGCTACTGTCACAAGAGGGGAAAATGTGATAGATGCTGAACTCGGTCTGCGTTTGGAGAAGGGTGATCTTGTTAAAACGTCTTCCGCTTCCGCTGTAGGTATTATTTTTGTCGATAGCACCCTAGTAACCATAGGTCCTTCCAGTGAACTCTTTCTGAACAACTACGTATTCGAACCCAAAGACAAAGAGTATGCCTTTGATGTATTGATGAAAAAAGGCTCTGCAATATATGACTCCGGTAAGCTGGGCAAGCTTGAGCCCGGTGCTGTTAAGTTCAGAACCCCCAAGGCCACCATAGGCATAAGGGGAACCAGATTTTACGTGGAAGTGGAGTAG